Proteins encoded in a region of the Triticum dicoccoides isolate Atlit2015 ecotype Zavitan chromosome 3A, WEW_v2.0, whole genome shotgun sequence genome:
- the LOC119269313 gene encoding uncharacterized protein LOC119269313, with protein MAPAALSAPVLRVSPQSAGRAAAAAPAGGLRFGQTACLHSGHSGQTVLRSKVLLQRPVGQRRRSALRSSVDDSKATDDKVEFGYSRKDVLLIGVGVTLLGYGLKSGLEFVGVDPLQAGNVVQLFIVLGMTVGWISSYMIRVANKDMTYATQLRNYEKQVMEKRLESLSEAELQVLLEQVEEEKERLPPMRRDQGITINRKTEDQTTAN; from the exons ATGGCGCCTGCAGCCTTGTCCGCCCCCGTCCTTCGCGTCTCTCCACAGTCGGCTGgaagggccgccgccgccgcgcccgccggcgGTCTCCGCTTCGGCCAGACGGCTTGCCTGCACTCCGGCCATTCTG GCCAAACCGTGCTGCGATCGAAGGTGCTGCTGCAGAGGCCCGTGGGGCAGAGGAGGCGCTCGGCGCTGAGAAGCAGCGTGGATGACTCCAAAGCCACGGATGACAAGGTGGAGTTCGGGTACTCGAGGAAAGACGTGCTGCTGATCGGCGTCGGCGTCACCCTCCTCGGCTACGGCCTCAAGTCCGGCCTCGAG TTCGTCGGCGTGGACCCCCTGCAAGCCGGCAACGTGGTCCAGCTGTTCATCGTGCTCGGGATGACGGTGGGGTGGATCTCCTCCTACATGATCCGGGTGGCCAACAAGGACATGACCTACGCCACGCAGCTCAGGAACTACGAGAAGCAAGTCATGGAG AAACGGCTGGAGAGCCTGTCGGAGGCGGAGCTGCAGGTGCTGCTGGAGCaggtggaggaggagaaggaacGCCTGCCGCCGATGAGGAGGGATCAGGGAATCACCATCAACAGGAAGACGGAGGATCAGACCACTGCCAACTAA
- the LOC119269312 gene encoding psbP domain-containing protein 6, chloroplastic-like: MASSSSSVFSPLLRPTLRLRVASCATRSSALHAVSADNAAPAPQSAPLAVASHRRELVVGTALGALFSATPLPAGAREVEAGKYLPPAPASPGFVFFKATTKDTPALRAGNVEPYEFILPPTWKQLRVANILSGNYCQPKCAEPWVEVKFEDERQGKVQVVASPLIRLTNRPNATIEDIGSPEKLIASLGPFVTGNTLEPEEIIEASVEKIGDLTYYSYVLETPLALTGSHNLAKATAKGSTVVLFVASASDKQWQSSEKILKAMVDSFQI, from the exons atggcttcttcctcctcttccgtcTTCTCCCCGCTCCTGCGGCCTACGCTCCGGCTGCGGGTCGCCTCCTGCGccacgcgctcctctgctctccaCGCTGTGTCTGCGGACAACGCTGCCCCTGCCCCGCAGTCGGCGCCTCTCGCGGTTGCTAGCCACAGGAGGGAGCTGGTGGTGGGGACGGCGCTCGGTGCGCTGTTCTCGGCGACGCCGCTGCCCGCGGGAGCGCGCGAGGTCGAGGCCGGCAAGTACCTGCCGCCGGCGCCGGCCAGCCCGGGCTTCGTGTTCTTCAAGGCCACCACCAAGGACACCCCTGCCCTCCGGGCTG GCAATGTGGAACCATATGAGTTCATCCTGCCGCCCACCTGGAAGCAGCTGCGAGTGGCCAACATACTCTCCGGCAATTACTGCCAGCCCAAGTGCGCGGAGCCATGGGTGGAGGTGAAATTCGAGGACGAGAGGCAGGGCAAAGTGCAGGTGGTGGCCTCGCCGCTGATCCGCCTCACCAACCGGCCGAACGCCACCATCGAGGACATCGGCAGCCCCGAGAAGCTGATCGCCTCCCTGGGGCCCTTCGTCACCGGCAACACCTTGGAACCCGAGGAGATCATCGAGGCCTCTGTCGAGAAGATCGGCGACCTAACT TACTACAGCTATGTGCTGGAGACCCCACTGGCACTGACGGGCTCTCACAATCTGGCCAAGGCCACGGCCAAGGGGAGCACGGTGGTGCTCTTCGTCGCGAGCGCCAGCGACAAGCAGTGGCAGTCGTCGGAAAAGATTCTGAAGGCTATGGTAGATTCATTCCAAATATGA
- the LOC119269314 gene encoding UDP-glycosyltransferase 87A1-like, whose product MATSATAARHMVALPYPGRGHINPMLAVCRLLVAADGALTVTVVVTEEWHGLLASAGVTPTLPDRVRLATIPNVIPSEHGRGADHGGFIEAVNCKMGEPVERLLDRLALELGRRPDAIVADTYLQWAVAAGARLGVPVCSLWTQPATFLLALCHLDLWRPAVEGFSEEELSRKSLEQYVPGLSSVRLSDVKIFLAWEGPIKISAEVFVKVRKAQCVLFTSFHELEPSSMSKIAELLPCPIYPIGPAILRAPDNGESARDEEHRRWLDAQPQNSVLYVSFGSFVAMPPKQFEEIAVGLCDSAVRFFWVARDRATAGLREMCGDRGLAVPWCDQQEVLRHPSVGGFLSHCGWNSVLEAVCAGVPLIGFPVVWDQLVNARMVADEWKTGINLRQQRGKDGIVSRAAVSDAARKLMDLDSGAGQEMRRRAAQLREASRGAVLEGGSSQRSLSGFLEDLVEGKLEVAESSA is encoded by the exons ATGGCCACGTCCGCAACGGCGGCTCGGCACATGGTCGCTTTGCCGTACCCGGGCCGCGGCCACATCAACCCCATGCTCGCCGTGTGCCGCCTGCTCGTCGCCGCGGACGGCGCCCTCAC ggtcACCGTCGTCGTCACAGAGGAGTGGCAcgggctgctggcctccgccggagTGACCCCCACGCTGCCGGACCGCGTCCGCCTCGCCACCATCCCCAACGTCATCCCCTCCGAGCACGGCCGCGGGGCCGACCACGGCGGCTTCATCGAGGCCGTAAACTGCAAGATGGGGGAGCCCGTCGAGCGGCTGCTCGACCGGCTGGCGTTGGAGCTGGGGCGGAGGCCAGATGCTATCGTGGCCGACACGTACCTGCAGTGGGCGGTGGCGGCCGGCGCGCGGCTCGGCGTGCCGGTGTGCTCGCTTTGGACCCAGCCGGCCACGTTCTTGTTGGCGCTCTGCCATTTGGACCTGTGGCGACCAGCGGTTGAAGGTTTCAGCGAAGAAG AACTAAGCCGCAAGTCGTTGGAGCAATATGTACCGGGCCTCTCATCAGTGAGGTTGTCTGATGTCAAGATCTTCCTCGCTTGGGAGGGGCCAATCAAAATATCAGCGGAGGTGTTCGTCAAAGTACGCAAAGCGCAGTGCGTCCTATTTACCTCCTTCCACGAGCTCGAGCCCAGTTCCATGAGCAAAATAGCAGAGTTACTTCCCTGCCCCATCTATCCAATCGGCCCTGCAATCCTGCGTGCGCCGGACAACGGGGAGAGCGCCCGTGACGAGGAGCACCGGCGCTGGCTGGACGCGCAGCCGCAGAACTCGGTGCTGTACGTCTCGTTCGGCAGCTTCGTCGCCATGCCGCCCAAGCAGTTCGAGGAGATCGCCGTGGGGCTGTGCGACAGCGCGGTCAGGTTCTTCTGGGTGGCCCGGGACAGGGCCACCGCCGGCCTGCGGGAGATGTGCGGCGACAGGGGGTTGGCGGTGCCGTGGTGCGACCAGCAGGAGGTGCTGCGCCACCCGTCCGTCGGCGGCTTCCTCAGCCACTGCGGGTGGAACTCGGTGCTCGAAGCCGTGTGCGCTGGAGTGCCCTTGATTGGCTTCCCTGTTGTGTGGGATCAGCTGGTGAATGCCCGGATGGTCGCCGACGAATGGAAGACCGGCATCAACCTGAGGCAGCAGAGGGGAAAGGATGGGATCGTGAGCAGGGCCGCGGTCTCTGATGCCGCGAGGAAGCTGATGGATTTGGACAGCGGCGCTGGCCAGGAGATGAGGAGAAGGGCTGCGCAGCTGCGCGAGGCTTCCCGTGGTGCGGTCCTCGAAGGCGGCTCGTCGCAGCGTTCTCTCAGCGGTTTCCTGGAGGATCTTGTTGAGGGGAAATTGGAGGTCGCTGAAAGTTCTGCGTGA